From the genome of Streptomyces sp. V1I1, one region includes:
- a CDS encoding ABC transporter ATP-binding protein, translating into MTGSRLLPQAVRFLGRRKRVLLKLSGWSLLESAHTFLGGYAVAMALDRGFLAGRTGTGLAWLTVAALAIVIGGLATGGVFRGLADLVEPLRDGLVRRVVTRSLDQALAEPAHAADSAVVSRLTNQTEIARDSFAGLVLVARSFVFTSVGALFGLAALAPALLVVVAPPLLTGLLLFLATLAPMAARQRDFLCADEALSAQFGSMAQGLRDVVACGAGAPIAAQTHALIEQEAKSARSLARWASARSLALGIAGHLPVVLLLVAAPWLLRQGVTAGALLGALTYLTQALLPALHNLMNALGAAGTRLLVVLSRLAPGPDPRPTVPVPAGNPERPAPAPGRPGAPRVELRAVTFAYGPAAQPVLRGLNLTIEPGEHLTVVGPSGIGKSTLTCLLAGLLEPDKGEVRLHDRPAHTQAGRGADPSRLRVLIPQQAYVFTGSLYENLLYLCPDGASRSAVDASSEAVGLGPLVRKLGGFDAHVDPAALSHGERQLIALGRAHLSPAPLVILDEATCHLDPAAEARAERAFALRPGTLIVVAHRISSARRADRILVLDGLNATCGSHQELLDHSSLYRDLVGRWHAERI; encoded by the coding sequence ATGACGGGCTCACGGCTCCTGCCGCAGGCCGTGCGCTTCCTCGGACGCCGCAAACGCGTGCTGCTGAAGCTCAGTGGCTGGTCCCTGCTGGAATCGGCCCACACCTTCCTCGGCGGTTACGCCGTGGCGATGGCGCTCGACCGCGGCTTTCTCGCCGGCCGCACCGGCACCGGCCTGGCGTGGCTGACGGTGGCCGCGCTGGCCATCGTCATAGGGGGCCTGGCCACCGGCGGTGTCTTCCGAGGGCTGGCCGACCTCGTCGAACCGCTGCGGGACGGCCTGGTACGCCGGGTGGTGACCCGGTCGCTGGACCAGGCGTTGGCCGAACCGGCGCACGCCGCCGACAGCGCGGTGGTCTCCCGGCTGACCAACCAGACGGAGATTGCACGGGACAGCTTCGCGGGGCTGGTGCTCGTGGCCCGGTCCTTCGTCTTCACCTCAGTCGGGGCGCTTTTCGGGCTTGCGGCGCTCGCTCCCGCACTGCTGGTCGTCGTGGCGCCACCGCTGCTGACGGGACTGCTGCTTTTTCTGGCCACGCTGGCGCCGATGGCCGCCCGACAACGCGACTTCCTCTGTGCCGACGAGGCGCTGTCGGCACAGTTCGGCTCGATGGCTCAGGGACTGCGCGACGTGGTGGCCTGCGGCGCAGGGGCACCCATCGCGGCGCAAACGCACGCGCTGATCGAGCAGGAAGCCAAGTCGGCACGGTCCCTCGCCCGGTGGGCGAGTGCCCGCTCCCTGGCACTCGGCATAGCCGGACACCTTCCGGTGGTCCTGCTCCTGGTCGCCGCACCATGGCTGCTGCGTCAGGGCGTCACGGCGGGCGCCCTGCTCGGCGCGCTGACGTATCTGACCCAGGCCCTGCTGCCCGCTCTGCACAACCTGATGAACGCGCTTGGCGCGGCCGGCACCAGGCTGCTCGTGGTCCTCAGCCGGCTGGCCCCCGGGCCGGACCCCCGCCCGACCGTCCCGGTACCCGCGGGCAACCCCGAACGGCCGGCGCCGGCACCGGGACGCCCCGGCGCACCGCGGGTCGAACTGCGTGCGGTGACGTTCGCCTACGGTCCGGCGGCGCAACCCGTGCTGCGTGGCCTCAACCTGACGATCGAGCCCGGCGAGCACCTCACCGTGGTGGGGCCCAGCGGCATCGGCAAGTCCACGCTGACCTGCCTGCTGGCCGGCCTGCTCGAACCGGACAAGGGCGAGGTACGGCTCCACGACCGGCCGGCGCACACGCAAGCCGGCCGTGGAGCCGACCCCTCCCGGCTGCGCGTGCTCATCCCTCAGCAGGCCTACGTCTTCACCGGCAGCCTGTACGAGAACCTGCTCTACCTGTGCCCGGACGGAGCTTCGCGGTCGGCGGTGGACGCCTCGTCGGAAGCGGTCGGCCTCGGCCCCCTGGTGCGCAAGCTCGGCGGGTTCGACGCGCATGTCGATCCCGCGGCCCTGTCGCACGGCGAAAGGCAGCTCATCGCGCTCGGCCGGGCGCATCTCTCTCCCGCGCCGCTCGTCATCCTGGACGAGGCCACCTGCCACCTCGATCCGGCGGCCGAAGCCCGGGCCGAACGGGCCTTCGCCCTGCGGCCCGGGACGCTGATCGTGGTTGCCCACCGGATCAGTTCGGCTCGGCGCGCCGACCGGATCCTGGTGCTCGACGGCCTCAACGCCACCTGTGGGAGTCATCAGGAGCTGCTCGACCACTCGTCGCTCTACCGTGACCTGGTGGGACGCTGGCACGCCGAGAGGATCTGA
- a CDS encoding response regulator transcription factor, translating to MDADCPGASRLPANPTGQKCELLVLATSCRPGVLRRAAQAKALGFVNKDASPTLLLNAIRLVAAGKRYVDASLAPDLVQAADMSLTPRELSVLALASDGASVPETASTLQLSKGTVRNYMSAIIRKTNARNWTDVVRISHGAGWV from the coding sequence GTGGACGCGGACTGTCCGGGGGCCTCGCGATTACCGGCCAATCCCACCGGGCAGAAATGCGAGCTGCTCGTCCTGGCCACCTCGTGCAGGCCCGGTGTTCTGCGGCGTGCCGCCCAGGCCAAGGCTCTGGGCTTCGTGAACAAGGACGCGTCGCCAACCCTGTTGCTGAACGCGATCAGGCTTGTGGCAGCGGGGAAGCGGTACGTCGACGCCTCGCTCGCCCCGGACCTTGTCCAGGCGGCCGACATGTCACTGACTCCCCGTGAATTGAGCGTGCTGGCACTCGCTTCGGACGGCGCTTCCGTCCCTGAGACCGCCAGTACTCTGCAACTGAGCAAGGGGACTGTGCGGAACTACATGTCCGCAATCATCCGCAAGACCAACGCCCGTAACTGGACTGACGTCGTCCGTATTTCGCACGGGGCGGGTTGGGTGTAG
- a CDS encoding SDR family oxidoreductase yields MSGRDTQSLHCLVTGATGYIGGRLVPELLDAGHRVRCVARSPDKLRDHPWAGRAEVVRGDVTDPESVGDALRGIDVAYYLVHALRAGDDFEETDRKAARAFAERARAAGVRRIVYLGGLTPAGVPERALSPHLRSRSEVGETFLRSPVPATVLRAAVIIGSGSASFEMLRYLTERLPVMVTPRWVGTRIQPIAVRDVLRYLVGSADMPDEVNRAFDIGGPDVVTYEQMMRRYAVVAGLPRRFIVRVPMLTPRLSSLWIGLVTPVPPSLARPLAESLRHEVVCREHDIAQYVPDPPGAPIGFDQALNLAIQRVRDAQVTTRWSSAALPAAPSDPLPTDPDWAGGSLYVDRRALAVDASPKALWQVIEGIGGDNGWYSFPLAWAVRGWLDRLVGGVGLRRGRRDAARLRVGDSLDFWRVEEIEPGRLLRLRAEMRLPGLAWLEMYADRDEKGRACYRQRALFHPHGLLGHVYWWSVSPFHAVVFGGMARNIAQAALQRDIAQDARGANPG; encoded by the coding sequence ATGAGCGGCCGGGATACGCAGAGCCTGCACTGTCTCGTGACAGGCGCGACGGGCTACATCGGAGGCCGGCTGGTGCCTGAATTGCTGGATGCCGGGCACCGCGTACGGTGCGTGGCCCGGTCTCCGGACAAGCTGCGCGATCACCCCTGGGCAGGACGCGCCGAGGTGGTACGCGGGGATGTGACCGATCCGGAATCGGTCGGCGACGCCCTGCGCGGTATCGACGTGGCCTATTACCTCGTACACGCCCTGCGGGCCGGAGACGACTTCGAGGAAACCGACCGGAAGGCCGCCCGGGCCTTCGCCGAGCGGGCCCGCGCCGCGGGCGTACGGCGCATCGTCTACCTGGGCGGACTGACCCCGGCCGGCGTGCCGGAACGCGCACTGTCACCCCATCTGCGGTCCCGCTCCGAGGTCGGCGAGACCTTCCTACGCTCGCCGGTACCGGCGACCGTGCTCCGTGCTGCGGTCATCATCGGCTCCGGTTCCGCGTCCTTCGAGATGCTGCGCTACCTCACCGAGCGGCTGCCGGTCATGGTCACCCCGAGGTGGGTCGGCACCCGCATCCAGCCGATCGCCGTCCGGGACGTGCTGCGGTATCTGGTGGGCAGTGCGGACATGCCCGACGAGGTGAACCGCGCGTTCGACATCGGCGGGCCCGACGTCGTGACCTACGAGCAGATGATGCGGCGGTACGCGGTGGTGGCCGGCCTGCCGCGCCGTTTCATCGTGCGCGTACCGATGCTGACCCCCCGCCTCTCCAGTCTGTGGATCGGTCTGGTCACGCCCGTTCCCCCCTCCCTCGCCCGGCCGCTGGCCGAGTCGCTGCGCCACGAGGTCGTCTGCCGCGAGCACGACATCGCGCAGTACGTACCCGATCCGCCCGGTGCGCCGATCGGCTTCGACCAGGCCCTCAACCTGGCCATTCAGCGCGTACGCGACGCTCAGGTCACCACCCGCTGGTCCTCCGCAGCGCTGCCCGCAGCTCCGAGCGATCCTCTGCCCACGGACCCCGACTGGGCCGGCGGCAGCCTCTACGTCGACCGGCGCGCGCTCGCCGTCGACGCCTCACCGAAGGCACTGTGGCAGGTCATCGAGGGGATCGGCGGTGACAACGGCTGGTACTCCTTCCCGCTCGCCTGGGCGGTACGAGGCTGGCTCGACCGGCTGGTCGGAGGCGTCGGACTCCGCCGTGGCCGCCGGGACGCCGCACGGCTGCGGGTGGGGGACTCGCTGGACTTCTGGCGCGTGGAGGAGATCGAACCGGGCCGGCTGCTGCGGTTGCGTGCCGAGATGCGCCTGCCGGGGCTCGCCTGGCTGGAGATGTACGCCGACCGGGACGAGAAAGGCCGGGCCTGCTACCGGCAGCGGGCGCTGTTCCACCCGCACGGTCTGCTCGGGCATGTCTACTGGTGGAGCGTGTCGCCCTTCCATGCGGTCGTGTTCGGCGGTATGGCCCGCAACATCGCGCAGGCCGCACTGCAGAGGGACATCGCCCAAGACGCCCGCGGCGCGAATCCGGGCTGA
- a CDS encoding cytochrome P450: MGPVARVELPGGVEAWAVSSPELLKELLTDPRVSKDPRRHWPAWIHGEISPEWPLFTWVAVQNMFTAYGGEHKRLRTLVTKAFTARRTAALRPRIEEITTDLLDRIAEAGERNNVVDLREEFAYPLPIQVISELFGLPEEKGEELRSIVDSIFHTSADPEEVTATYTRIYAAMGELVAAKRQAPADDMTSGLIAARDDEGDTRLSEQELLDTLVLMISAGHETTVNLIDNAIHALLTHPEQLAHVRAGRASWDDVIEETLRSDAPVASLPLRYAVEDIALDGTIIRKGEAILAAYAAAGRNPERYGKDADRFDVTRADKEHLAFGYGVHYCLGAPLGRMEARIALPALFERFPGLALAVPPEELGPVDSFISNGHRALPVRLS, from the coding sequence ACCGATCCGCGGGTATCCAAGGACCCGCGCCGGCACTGGCCGGCCTGGATCCACGGGGAGATCTCTCCGGAGTGGCCACTGTTCACCTGGGTCGCGGTGCAGAACATGTTCACCGCGTACGGGGGCGAGCACAAGCGGCTGCGGACCCTGGTCACCAAGGCGTTCACCGCGCGCCGGACCGCCGCTCTGCGGCCGCGCATCGAGGAGATCACCACGGATCTGCTGGACCGCATCGCCGAGGCCGGGGAGCGGAACAACGTGGTGGATCTGCGGGAGGAGTTCGCCTATCCCCTGCCGATTCAGGTGATCAGCGAGCTGTTCGGCCTTCCCGAGGAGAAGGGTGAGGAGCTGCGGTCCATCGTCGACAGCATCTTCCACACCTCCGCCGATCCGGAAGAGGTCACTGCCACCTACACCCGGATCTACGCCGCCATGGGTGAACTCGTCGCCGCCAAGCGCCAGGCGCCCGCCGACGACATGACCAGCGGCCTCATCGCCGCACGCGACGACGAGGGCGACACCCGGCTGAGCGAGCAGGAGCTGCTCGACACCCTGGTGCTGATGATCAGCGCCGGTCATGAGACCACGGTCAATCTCATCGACAACGCCATCCACGCACTGCTCACCCACCCGGAACAGCTCGCGCATGTACGGGCGGGCCGCGCCTCGTGGGACGACGTGATCGAGGAGACGCTGCGGTCGGACGCGCCGGTCGCCAGCCTGCCACTGCGGTACGCCGTGGAGGACATCGCACTGGACGGGACGATCATCCGCAAGGGCGAGGCGATCCTGGCCGCGTACGCCGCCGCTGGACGCAATCCCGAGCGGTACGGGAAGGATGCCGACCGCTTCGATGTCACCCGGGCCGACAAGGAGCACTTGGCCTTCGGCTACGGCGTGCACTACTGCCTCGGGGCGCCGCTGGGCCGCATGGAGGCCCGTATCGCCCTGCCGGCGCTCTTCGAGCGGTTCCCCGGCCTCGCCCTTGCCGTGCCGCCGGAGGAGTTGGGGCCTGTGGACTCCTTCATCTCCAACGGACACCGCGCCCTGCCCGTACGCCTCTCCTGA